A window of the Gammaproteobacteria bacterium genome harbors these coding sequences:
- a CDS encoding YHS domain-containing protein → MEGLFSFLLFAVLFYVMMRFGCGAHMVHGHGGHEGHAGHGGDEEKYIDPVCGMEVEANKGYGKMYQDRLYRFCTRSCLDKFDTDPERYLHPSPGKGDNKGDSL, encoded by the coding sequence ATGGAAGGACTATTCTCATTTTTACTGTTTGCGGTTTTGTTTTACGTCATGATGCGCTTCGGCTGTGGTGCCCACATGGTCCATGGACACGGTGGGCATGAAGGACACGCTGGCCATGGCGGAGATGAGGAGAAGTACATTGATCCTGTCTGCGGCATGGAAGTGGAGGCAAACAAAGGTTATGGCAAAATGTATCAGGACAGGCTGTATCGCTTCTGCACCCGTAGTTGCCTGGATAAATTTGACACCGATCCCGAGCGTTATCTGCATCCGTCTCCTGGCAAAGGCGACAATAAGGGGGATTCGCTATGA
- a CDS encoding YHS domain-containing protein, which produces MEKDPVCGMLVDPEHTAGQRDYQGRNYYFCSPACLAKFDQAPQRYHQEQVRNKQERGGPSG; this is translated from the coding sequence ATGGAGAAGGATCCGGTGTGCGGTATGTTGGTAGACCCTGAACACACGGCAGGACAGCGCGATTACCAGGGCAGGAACTATTATTTTTGCAGCCCCGCGTGTCTGGCCAAGTTTGATCAGGCGCCGCAGCGCTATCATCAAGAACAGGTGCGCAACAAACAGGAGCGTGGCGGCCCCTCGGGTTGA